A single Pseudomonas sp. HN11 DNA region contains:
- a CDS encoding 2-aminoethylphosphonate--pyruvate transaminase, whose product MTTPLLLTPGPLTTSARTRQAMLVDWGSWDAPFNQLTASVCEQLLAIIEGAASHHCVPLQGSGTFAVEAAIGTLVPRNGKVLVLINGAYGKRLAKICEVLGREFSTFETAEDEPTTATDVDRLLHADPAITHVALIHCETSTGILNPLAEIAQIVKRHGKRLIVDAMSSFGALPINAREVPFDALIAASGKCLEGVPGMGFVFADKQALAAAQGNCHSLAMDLFDQHAYMAKTGQWRFTPPTHVVAALHEALLQYAEEGGLPARHERYARNCKALLDGMAELGLRSFLPADIQAPIIVTFHAPQDPRYRFKDFYEQVKAKGFILYPGKLTQVETFRVGCIGHVGTADMHAAVTAIADVLQTMGITLSASGAHA is encoded by the coding sequence ATGACGACGCCCCTCCTGCTCACCCCCGGTCCGCTGACCACGTCCGCCCGCACCCGCCAGGCGATGCTGGTGGACTGGGGTTCATGGGACGCCCCCTTCAACCAGCTCACCGCCAGCGTCTGCGAGCAATTGCTGGCAATCATCGAGGGCGCCGCCAGCCACCACTGCGTGCCCTTGCAAGGCAGCGGCACCTTTGCCGTCGAAGCCGCCATCGGCACCCTGGTACCGCGCAATGGCAAGGTGCTGGTATTGATCAACGGCGCCTACGGCAAGCGTCTGGCGAAAATCTGTGAAGTGCTTGGCCGCGAGTTCAGCACGTTTGAAACCGCCGAGGACGAACCCACCACGGCGACCGATGTTGACCGCCTTTTGCACGCGGACCCGGCAATAACCCACGTCGCGCTGATCCACTGCGAAACCAGCACCGGCATTCTCAACCCCCTGGCGGAAATCGCGCAGATCGTAAAACGCCATGGCAAGCGCCTGATCGTCGACGCCATGAGCTCTTTCGGTGCGCTGCCGATCAATGCCCGCGAAGTGCCCTTCGACGCGCTGATTGCAGCCTCCGGCAAATGCCTGGAAGGTGTGCCGGGCATGGGCTTTGTGTTTGCCGACAAACAGGCGCTGGCCGCCGCCCAAGGCAACTGCCACTCCCTGGCCATGGACCTGTTCGATCAACACGCCTACATGGCCAAGACCGGCCAATGGCGTTTCACCCCGCCGACGCATGTGGTCGCGGCGCTGCACGAGGCACTGCTGCAATACGCCGAGGAAGGCGGTCTACCCGCCCGCCATGAGCGTTACGCCCGCAACTGTAAGGCGCTGCTGGACGGCATGGCCGAACTGGGCCTGCGCAGCTTCCTGCCGGCTGACATCCAGGCACCGATCATCGTCACTTTCCACGCGCCACAAGACCCACGCTATCGGTTCAAGGACTTCTACGAACAGGTCAAGGCCAAGGGTTTCATCCTGTATCCGGGCAAATTGACTCAGGTGGAAACCTTCCGCGTGGGCTGCATCGGACATGTGGGCACAGCCGACATGCACGCCGCCGTCACCGCCATTGCCGACGTACTGCAAACCATGGGCATCACCCTTTCTGCTTCCGGAGCACACGCATGA
- a CDS encoding carbon-nitrogen hydrolase family protein: MRKLLAFTVTMALVAAVAAYLVWTQERPVAHYLSDLRITLAVNEGLPADRGNLLGIQPELFPADYQSLERLHLKLAAYLQKARDQGLINDKTIVVLPEHIGTWLMLTGEKNEVYQALHAKDAMNWLSVSNPLLFVRAWISATGDNRTDDAYLRMKADGMARDYQVLFGGLAKEFGVTLVAGSITLPNPSVSQGQLQIGHGALYNASVVFAADGLPIGDPQRQLYPIYDERGFIEPGDENVVSVVDTPAGRLGVLVGSDSWYPDNYRKLNEHGAQLIAVPAFVLGRETWDRPWRGFKSVSTPTEISLKPEELSEGEAWRRLTLISQQPVSQANAGMSVFLRGQFWDLGTAGHSFLSSNGQISADGEARGARLLNIWL; this comes from the coding sequence ATGCGTAAACTTCTAGCTTTTACCGTCACCATGGCCCTGGTTGCCGCCGTCGCCGCGTATCTGGTCTGGACCCAGGAGCGCCCCGTGGCGCATTACCTGTCGGACCTGCGTATCACCCTGGCCGTCAACGAAGGCCTTCCGGCCGACCGTGGCAACCTGCTGGGCATCCAGCCGGAGCTGTTTCCCGCCGACTACCAAAGCCTGGAACGCCTGCACCTGAAACTCGCGGCCTACCTGCAAAAAGCCCGCGACCAGGGGCTGATCAACGACAAGACCATCGTGGTGCTGCCAGAACATATTGGTACCTGGCTGATGCTCACCGGCGAAAAAAACGAGGTGTACCAGGCCCTCCACGCCAAAGATGCGATGAATTGGCTGTCGGTGAGCAACCCGCTGCTGTTCGTCCGCGCCTGGATCAGCGCCACCGGCGACAACCGCACCGACGACGCCTACCTGCGCATGAAAGCCGATGGCATGGCGCGGGACTACCAAGTCCTGTTCGGTGGCCTGGCCAAGGAGTTCGGCGTCACGCTGGTAGCCGGCTCCATCACCCTGCCCAACCCGAGTGTCAGCCAGGGCCAACTGCAGATCGGCCATGGCGCTTTGTATAACGCCAGCGTGGTGTTTGCCGCCGATGGCTTACCGATCGGTGATCCGCAGCGCCAGCTTTATCCAATCTACGACGAACGCGGTTTTATCGAACCTGGTGATGAAAACGTCGTCAGCGTGGTCGACACCCCGGCTGGCCGATTGGGCGTACTGGTCGGCAGCGACAGCTGGTATCCGGACAACTACCGCAAGCTCAACGAACACGGCGCGCAGCTGATTGCTGTGCCGGCCTTTGTGCTGGGTCGCGAAACCTGGGACCGTCCTTGGCGCGGCTTCAAAAGCGTGTCCACACCGACCGAAATCAGCCTCAAGCCCGAAGAGCTCAGCGAGGGCGAAGCCTGGCGTCGGCTCACGCTGATCAGCCAACAACCCGTCAGCCAGGCCAACGCCGGCATGAGCGTGTTCCTGCGTGGCCAGTTCTGGGACCTGGGCACGGCCGGGCATAGCTTTCTCAGCAGCAACGGGCAAATCAGCGCTGATGGCGAGGCCCGTGGCGCGCGTTTGTTGAATATCTGGCTGTGA
- the phnX gene encoding phosphonoacetaldehyde hydrolase, with amino-acid sequence MNYQNPNTLQAVILDWAGTVVDFGSFAPTQIFVEAFAEFDVQVSIEEARGPMGMGKWDHIRTLCDQPQVAERYRKAFGRTPTDDDVTAIYQRFMPLQIEKIAEHSALIPGALDTIARLRVQGIKIGSCSGYPKQVMDKVVALAATNGYIADHVVATDEVPNGRPWPAQALANVIALGIDDVAACLKVDDTVPGILEGRRAGMWTVALTCSGNALGLTYAQFRALDAAALASERERIEAMFEGSRPHYLIDTLNDLPAVITDINARLARGEMPQSH; translated from the coding sequence ATGAACTATCAGAACCCCAACACCCTTCAGGCTGTGATCCTCGATTGGGCCGGCACCGTGGTCGACTTCGGCTCTTTCGCTCCCACTCAGATTTTTGTCGAAGCCTTTGCCGAGTTCGACGTGCAAGTCTCCATCGAAGAAGCCCGTGGCCCGATGGGCATGGGCAAGTGGGATCACATTCGAACCCTGTGCGACCAGCCGCAAGTTGCCGAACGCTATCGCAAAGCCTTCGGGCGTACGCCGACCGATGACGACGTGACTGCCATCTACCAGCGCTTCATGCCGTTGCAGATCGAGAAGATCGCCGAACACTCGGCGCTGATTCCCGGCGCCCTCGACACCATCGCCCGGCTGCGCGTGCAAGGCATCAAGATCGGCTCCTGCTCCGGCTATCCCAAGCAAGTCATGGATAAAGTCGTCGCCCTGGCCGCCACTAACGGCTACATCGCCGACCACGTGGTCGCCACCGACGAGGTGCCAAACGGTCGCCCATGGCCGGCCCAGGCCCTGGCCAACGTGATAGCACTGGGTATCGACGATGTGGCGGCGTGCCTGAAGGTCGACGACACCGTGCCGGGCATCCTCGAAGGCCGCCGCGCCGGCATGTGGACCGTGGCCCTGACCTGCTCCGGCAATGCGCTGGGCCTGACCTACGCGCAGTTCCGTGCCTTGGACGCCGCCGCCTTAGCCAGCGAGCGCGAGCGTATCGAGGCAATGTTCGAAGGCTCGCGCCCGCACTACCTGATCGACACCCTCAATGACCTGCCTGCGGTCATCACCGACATCAACGCGCGCCTGGCCCGTGGGGAAATGCCGCAAAGCCACTGA
- a CDS encoding AraC family transcriptional regulator, with protein sequence MKPVRLGDLSVGFVHALADAVHSHGRDPQPLLLQYGLDPARLAEAGARLSIPRYMRLGHAAIQLTGDPGLGLRMGQFSRLSQGGLAGVTAAQAPNVREAARALTRFEALYGSNYRGQSSFVEDAEGAWLRFYSISPYNAYNRFVVDSIIAGWLHQLSSLAQQPVQAQRIDIEFEAPEYIDQYGALGDIHFGAEANQLRLNQQTLALRNPQHCPSTWNLLLQLCERELEQLTRTRSLRERITRLLGPMLNGGREPDLEEVAARLKLPTWTLRRKLAEEGTQFRAILNDTRRDLAMTYIRDTELAFGEIAYLLGFASAQAFQRAFRRWNNQTPGEFRRSQRHSA encoded by the coding sequence GTGAAGCCCGTACGGCTGGGGGATCTGTCGGTGGGTTTCGTGCACGCCCTGGCCGACGCCGTCCACAGCCACGGCCGGGACCCACAACCCTTGCTGCTGCAATACGGCCTCGACCCGGCGCGCCTGGCCGAAGCCGGTGCGCGTTTGTCGATCCCGCGCTACATGCGTCTTGGCCATGCCGCCATCCAACTCACCGGCGATCCGGGGCTGGGTCTGCGTATGGGCCAGTTCAGCCGCTTGAGCCAAGGCGGTCTGGCGGGCGTCACCGCCGCTCAGGCCCCCAACGTGCGCGAAGCCGCGCGCGCGCTCACCCGCTTCGAAGCGCTGTACGGCTCCAATTATCGTGGACAGTCGAGCTTTGTCGAAGATGCCGAAGGCGCCTGGCTGCGCTTCTACTCCATCAGCCCCTACAACGCCTACAACCGCTTTGTGGTGGACTCGATCATCGCCGGTTGGCTGCACCAGCTGTCGAGCCTCGCCCAGCAACCCGTGCAGGCGCAGCGTATCGACATCGAGTTCGAGGCGCCGGAATACATCGATCAGTACGGCGCGCTGGGAGACATCCACTTTGGTGCCGAAGCCAACCAATTGCGCCTCAACCAGCAGACCCTGGCCTTGCGCAATCCACAGCATTGCCCCAGCACCTGGAATCTGTTGTTACAACTCTGTGAGCGAGAGTTGGAGCAATTGACCCGCACCCGCAGCCTGCGCGAGCGCATTACCCGGTTGCTCGGGCCCATGCTCAATGGCGGCCGGGAACCCGACCTGGAAGAAGTGGCGGCACGCTTGAAACTGCCCACCTGGACACTGCGCCGCAAACTGGCCGAAGAAGGCACTCAGTTCCGCGCGATTCTCAACGATACCCGCCGCGACCTGGCCATGACCTACATTCGCGATACGGAACTGGCGTTCGGCGAGATCGCCTACTTGCTCGGTTTTGCCTCGGCCCAGGCGTTTCAACGGGCCTTCAGGCGATGGAACAACCAGACCCCAGGGGAATTTCGCCGCAGTCAGCGGCATTCCGCCTGA
- a CDS encoding LysR substrate-binding domain-containing protein — protein MNLFQLRAFDAVAREGSFTRAAARLFISQPAVTGHIKALEEHYQIPLLRRTARRVELTEEGARLAAITRTIFGLVDEAQTMLEANRQLLTGRLEVAADGPHLVMPMIANLRVRYPGITVNLRLGNAQETLAALLSEHADVAVLTEVEPRNGLHLQPLSESRICALLPASHPWAALPKGIHLAQLNEVIMVLREPSSITRRTFDDACLAAGVQPKVLLELDSREAVTEAVAAELGVGVVSSMEVSPDPRVRAIPLQGDKLVNRHMLGCMERRRALRLIQAFFELAP, from the coding sequence ATGAATCTATTCCAGTTGCGTGCATTCGATGCCGTAGCTCGCGAGGGCAGTTTTACCCGTGCGGCGGCGCGGTTGTTTATCAGTCAGCCGGCGGTGACTGGGCATATCAAGGCCCTAGAGGAGCACTACCAGATTCCACTGTTGCGCCGCACCGCCAGACGCGTGGAGTTGACGGAAGAGGGCGCGCGACTGGCGGCGATCACCCGGACCATCTTCGGCTTGGTTGACGAGGCGCAAACGATGCTGGAAGCCAACCGCCAATTGCTCACCGGGCGCCTGGAAGTCGCGGCCGACGGCCCACACCTGGTGATGCCGATGATCGCCAACCTGCGCGTGCGTTACCCCGGCATCACCGTTAACCTGCGCCTGGGCAATGCCCAGGAAACCTTGGCGGCGTTGCTATCGGAGCATGCAGATGTGGCAGTGCTGACGGAGGTGGAACCGCGCAACGGTTTGCATCTGCAGCCCCTGAGTGAGTCGCGGATCTGCGCGCTGCTGCCGGCCAGCCACCCGTGGGCGGCGCTGCCCAAAGGGATTCACCTGGCACAACTCAATGAGGTGATCATGGTGCTGCGCGAGCCGAGTTCCATCACCCGGCGCACCTTTGATGACGCCTGCCTGGCAGCCGGGGTGCAGCCCAAGGTGCTGCTGGAACTGGACAGCCGTGAGGCGGTAACTGAGGCTGTTGCCGCCGAATTGGGGGTGGGCGTGGTGTCGTCTATGGAGGTCAGCCCGGACCCTCGGGTGCGGGCGATTCCCTTGCAGGGCGACAAGCTGGTCAACCGGCATATGCTCGGCTGCATGGAGCGACGCCGCGCATTGCGCTTGATTCAGGCGTTTTTCGAGTTGGCGCCCTGA
- a CDS encoding cytochrome b, producing MPWKNSDTRYSTMSIALHWLMVVLLAVVYACIELRGQFPKGSGARTLIVEMHFMFGLTVFVLVWLRLFARSLGVAPKIVPAPPQWQSLLATLMHIALYALMIGMPIAGWLIVSAEGHSVMFYGMELPPLIGENKELAKQIEGWHVWFGKVGYWLIGLHALAGIAHHYILRDNTALRMMPGKRANP from the coding sequence ATGCCGTGGAAAAACTCCGATACACGCTACAGCACTATGTCGATCGCGCTGCACTGGTTGATGGTGGTGCTGCTGGCGGTGGTTTACGCCTGCATTGAGTTACGCGGCCAGTTCCCCAAAGGCAGCGGAGCGCGAACGTTGATCGTCGAGATGCATTTCATGTTTGGCCTCACCGTGTTTGTGCTGGTGTGGCTGCGGTTATTCGCCCGCAGCCTGGGGGTGGCGCCAAAGATCGTGCCGGCGCCGCCGCAATGGCAGAGCCTGTTGGCGACGCTGATGCACATTGCGCTGTACGCGTTGATGATCGGCATGCCGATCGCCGGCTGGCTGATCGTCAGTGCCGAGGGGCATTCAGTGATGTTCTACGGGATGGAATTGCCACCGTTGATCGGGGAGAACAAAGAGCTGGCCAAGCAGATCGAAGGTTGGCATGTGTGGTTCGGCAAGGTCGGTTATTGGCTGATCGGGCTGCATGCGCTGGCGGGGATTGCTCACCATTACATCCTGCGGGACAACACGGCGTTGCGCATGATGCCAGGCAAGCGCGCTAACCCGTGA
- a CDS encoding transketolase-like TK C-terminal-containing protein → MPASTVHSAQRCIDALNLIEHPQSSPLYTVMTMAHTLESSRQAWVIRGQSRSTRKGNWPTWFARNTGEKPMLYLHSAQSSAQLSALADATQQRGILCNDIENQPSPWPKGTQPSLPLWLTTHPHCTPYDPASGAEARAIVMAGLNALYVQGKPGFYYLALHDQICTVALSEENREDALKGMYAIQRDRTSDVRLLGAGQALAQVIQAAQRLEQEWDVTAQVWSCPSYTRLAREAATAERWNRLHPTAAKRSCHLQDCLAGNATPVIAVTGYAQPIVDQLAGYIDAPFVALGAGSVQASTPSCCWIVVAALRALADEGRLDALHVERALLRYQLK, encoded by the coding sequence ATGCCTGCCTCTACCGTGCACTCCGCGCAACGCTGCATCGATGCACTGAACCTTATCGAACACCCACAAAGCTCGCCGCTTTACACCGTCATGACCATGGCCCACACCCTCGAATCCAGTCGGCAGGCGTGGGTCATTCGCGGTCAGTCACGCTCCACGCGCAAGGGCAACTGGCCCACGTGGTTCGCCCGTAACACGGGGGAAAAACCCATGCTGTACTTACACAGCGCGCAATCGTCCGCGCAATTGTCAGCACTGGCGGACGCGACGCAGCAGCGGGGCATCCTCTGCAACGATATCGAAAATCAGCCCTCTCCCTGGCCCAAGGGCACTCAACCCTCTCTGCCGTTATGGCTAACGACCCATCCACACTGCACACCGTATGACCCTGCCTCCGGCGCAGAAGCCAGAGCAATCGTAATGGCTGGCTTGAACGCGCTGTATGTGCAAGGCAAGCCCGGCTTTTACTACCTGGCGCTGCATGACCAGATCTGCACCGTGGCGTTGAGTGAAGAAAATCGTGAGGACGCGCTCAAGGGCATGTATGCGATACAGCGCGATCGGACGAGTGATGTGCGATTGCTCGGCGCCGGCCAGGCGCTCGCGCAAGTCATCCAGGCGGCGCAACGGCTGGAACAGGAATGGGACGTGACGGCACAGGTGTGGAGTTGCCCCAGTTACACGCGGTTGGCGCGCGAAGCAGCAACCGCCGAGCGCTGGAATCGTCTGCACCCCACCGCCGCCAAACGCAGCTGCCATCTGCAGGATTGCCTGGCCGGGAATGCGACGCCGGTGATTGCCGTCACTGGTTACGCGCAGCCGATTGTCGATCAGTTGGCAGGCTACATTGACGCACCCTTTGTCGCGTTGGGTGCAGGCTCGGTGCAGGCATCGACGCCGAGTTGCTGTTGGATCGTGGTAGCGGCGCTGCGAGCGTTGGCCGATGAAGGCCGTTTGGATGCCTTGCATGTCGAACGCGCCCTGTTGCGCTATCAGCTTAAATGA
- a CDS encoding NADPH-dependent 2,4-dienoyl-CoA reductase translates to MTAVVYPHLLAPLDLGFTTLRNRTLMGSMHTGLEEKTGGFERMAAYFAERALGGVGLMVTGGIGPNDEGGVYAGAAKLTTDEEAQKHKIVTRAVHEAGGKICMQILHAGRYAYSPKQVAPSAIQAPINPFKPKELDEEGIEKQIQDFVTCSLLAQVAEYDGVEIMGSEGYFINQFLAAHTNHRTDRWGGCYENRMRLAVEIVRRVREAVGPNFIIIFRLSMLDLVEGGSTWEEIVQLAKAIEGAGATIINTGIGWHEARIPTIATKVPRGAFSKVTAKLRGAVKIPLITTNRINTPEIAEQILAEGDADMVSMARPFLADPDFVNKAAAGRADEINTCIGCNQACLDHTFGGKLTTCLVNPRACYETELNYLPVKQIKKIAVVGAGPAGLAAATVAAERGHQVTLFDSASEIGGQFNIAKRVPGKEEFFETLRYFTRKLQTTHVELCLNTRVDVAQLTAGGYDEIILATGIAPRTPAIPGVDNAKVLSYLDVILERKPVGKRVAVIGAGGIGFDVSEFLVHQGVSTSLDREAFWKEWGIDSQLQARGGVAGIKPQPHAPAREVFLLQRKTSKVGDGLGKTTGWIHRTGLKNKQVQMLNSVEYLKIDDEGLHIRLGAEGEPQVLAVDNIVICAGQDPLRELQEGLVAAGQNVHLIGGADVAAELDAKRAINQGSRLAAEL, encoded by the coding sequence ATGACCGCTGTTGTTTATCCGCACCTGCTGGCCCCGTTGGACCTGGGTTTTACCACCTTGCGCAACCGTACCCTGATGGGTTCGATGCACACCGGCCTGGAAGAAAAAACCGGCGGTTTCGAGCGCATGGCGGCCTATTTTGCCGAGCGCGCCCTGGGTGGCGTTGGCCTGATGGTCACCGGCGGCATCGGCCCGAATGACGAGGGCGGTGTGTACGCTGGCGCGGCCAAGCTGACCACCGACGAAGAAGCGCAAAAGCACAAGATCGTGACCAGGGCCGTGCATGAAGCGGGCGGCAAGATCTGCATGCAGATCCTCCACGCCGGCCGGTATGCCTACAGTCCCAAACAGGTTGCGCCAAGCGCGATCCAGGCGCCGATCAATCCGTTCAAGCCCAAGGAATTGGATGAAGAGGGCATCGAAAAGCAGATCCAGGATTTCGTCACCTGCTCATTGCTGGCCCAGGTCGCCGAGTACGACGGCGTGGAAATCATGGGCTCCGAAGGCTACTTCATTAACCAATTCCTCGCGGCGCACACCAACCACCGCACCGACCGCTGGGGCGGCTGCTACGAAAACCGTATGCGCCTGGCCGTGGAAATCGTGCGTCGCGTGCGTGAAGCCGTGGGCCCGAACTTCATCATTATCTTCCGCCTGTCGATGCTCGACCTGGTGGAAGGCGGCAGCACCTGGGAAGAAATCGTACAGTTGGCCAAGGCGATCGAAGGCGCTGGTGCCACTATCATCAACACCGGGATCGGATGGCACGAAGCGCGTATCCCAACCATCGCCACCAAAGTGCCGCGTGGCGCGTTCAGCAAAGTCACCGCCAAGCTGCGCGGTGCGGTGAAGATTCCGCTGATCACCACCAACCGCATCAACACCCCGGAAATCGCCGAGCAGATCCTCGCGGAGGGCGATGCCGACATGGTGTCCATGGCACGCCCATTCCTGGCCGACCCGGACTTCGTCAACAAGGCTGCCGCCGGTCGGGCCGATGAGATCAACACCTGCATCGGTTGCAACCAGGCGTGCCTTGACCACACCTTCGGCGGCAAGTTGACCACGTGTCTGGTCAACCCACGAGCGTGCTACGAGACTGAACTCAATTACCTGCCCGTCAAACAGATCAAGAAGATTGCTGTGGTGGGCGCCGGCCCTGCAGGCTTGGCGGCTGCCACGGTGGCGGCAGAGCGCGGTCATCAAGTGACGCTGTTCGATTCCGCCAGCGAAATCGGCGGCCAGTTCAACATCGCCAAACGTGTGCCGGGAAAGGAAGAATTCTTCGAAACCCTGCGCTACTTCACACGCAAATTGCAGACCACCCACGTGGAACTGTGCCTCAACACCCGCGTCGACGTGGCGCAACTGACGGCAGGCGGTTACGACGAGATCATCCTCGCCACAGGTATCGCACCGCGTACCCCGGCGATTCCAGGCGTCGACAACGCCAAGGTGCTGAGCTACCTGGATGTGATCCTGGAACGCAAACCGGTGGGCAAGCGTGTGGCGGTGATCGGCGCGGGCGGTATCGGTTTCGACGTGTCGGAATTCCTCGTGCATCAGGGCGTTTCCACCAGCCTCGACCGTGAAGCGTTCTGGAAGGAATGGGGCATCGACAGTCAACTGCAAGCCCGTGGCGGCGTGGCGGGCATCAAGCCTCAGCCGCATGCTCCGGCGCGTGAAGTGTTCCTGCTGCAACGCAAGACTTCCAAGGTCGGTGACGGCCTGGGTAAAACTACCGGCTGGATCCACCGCACCGGTTTGAAGAACAAGCAGGTGCAGATGCTCAACAGCGTCGAGTACCTGAAGATCGATGATGAAGGCCTGCACATCCGCCTCGGCGCCGAGGGTGAACCTCAGGTGTTGGCGGTGGACAACATCGTCATCTGCGCCGGCCAGGACCCGCTGCGCGAATTGCAGGAAGGCCTGGTCGCGGCCGGCCAGAACGTGCACTTGATCGGCGGCGCCGATGTGGCGGCCGAGTTGGACGCCAAGCGCGCCATCAACCAGGGTTCGCGCCTCGCGGCCGAGCTGTAA
- a CDS encoding 1-aminocyclopropane-1-carboxylate deaminase/D-cysteine desulfhydrase has translation MGPFEWLPYAPLEPLRLDWLNGVELAVLRLDRIDPLISGNKWFKLTGHLAQAQNARGIISLGGAYSNHLHALAAAGKRFGFPTVGLLRGHPQDNPTAHDLKAFGMHLHWLGYGDYRARHEPGFWQPWREQYPHLHPVPEGGGGLAGASGCSVLVEQARAQLPALGWADYDAWWLAAGTGTTLAGLVLAEAGAHPVYGALAVPDDHGVAQNVDAIVQGGYELLDASRGGFAKVDPVLLDFIDTTQQACGLPLEPLYTGKALLALKAQIEAGRFTPGTRLIFVHTGGLQGGRGFTG, from the coding sequence ATGGGTCCCTTCGAATGGCTTCCCTACGCACCGCTTGAACCTTTGCGCCTGGATTGGCTGAACGGTGTCGAGCTGGCCGTGTTGCGCCTGGACCGTATCGACCCGCTGATCAGCGGTAACAAGTGGTTCAAGTTGACCGGGCATCTGGCGCAGGCGCAAAACGCTCGCGGCATCATCAGCCTAGGCGGTGCTTATTCCAATCATCTGCATGCGTTAGCGGCGGCGGGGAAACGCTTCGGTTTTCCTACGGTTGGCCTGCTGCGCGGACATCCTCAAGACAATCCCACCGCCCACGATCTCAAAGCCTTCGGCATGCACCTGCATTGGCTGGGTTATGGCGACTATCGTGCGCGGCATGAGCCGGGTTTCTGGCAACCTTGGCGCGAGCAGTATCCCCACCTTCATCCTGTGCCCGAAGGCGGTGGCGGGCTTGCCGGTGCGTCAGGCTGTAGTGTGCTGGTGGAGCAGGCTCGCGCGCAGTTGCCCGCACTGGGCTGGGCTGACTACGACGCTTGGTGGTTGGCGGCGGGCACCGGCACCACTTTGGCGGGGTTGGTGCTGGCAGAGGCGGGCGCGCACCCGGTGTACGGCGCCCTGGCGGTGCCGGATGACCACGGCGTGGCCCAGAACGTCGACGCCATCGTGCAAGGCGGCTATGAACTGCTGGACGCCAGCCGAGGGGGCTTCGCCAAAGTCGACCCGGTGCTGCTCGACTTCATCGACACCACGCAACAGGCCTGTGGCCTGCCCTTGGAGCCGCTCTACACCGGCAAGGCGTTACTGGCCTTGAAGGCGCAGATCGAGGCCGGGCGTTTTACCCCCGGCACTCGCCTGATCTTCGTTCACACTGGCGGCCTTCAGGGCGGCCGAGGCTTCACGGGTTAG
- a CDS encoding YebC/PmpR family DNA-binding transcriptional regulator, giving the protein MGAQWKVKHKEAAANAKGKIFGKLVKEITIAARNGADTSTNAHLRLVVEQAKKASMPKETLDRAIKKGAGLLGETVQYHRVTYEGFAPHQVPLIVECVTDNINRTVAEIRVAFRKGQLGASGSVAWDFNHVGLIEASPDSPDADPEMAAIEAGAQDFEEGEEEGTTLFITETTDLDAVQKALPEQGFTVLSAKLGYISKNPVSGLSDEQMAEVEAFLEGLDNHDDVQDMFVGLAG; this is encoded by the coding sequence ATGGGCGCACAGTGGAAAGTCAAACATAAAGAAGCGGCAGCCAATGCCAAGGGCAAGATCTTCGGCAAGCTGGTGAAAGAAATCACCATCGCCGCGCGCAACGGCGCCGATACCTCCACCAACGCCCACCTGCGTCTAGTGGTGGAACAGGCCAAAAAGGCCTCGATGCCCAAGGAAACCCTGGACCGCGCCATCAAGAAAGGCGCCGGTCTGCTCGGCGAAACCGTGCAATACCACCGCGTGACCTATGAAGGGTTCGCGCCGCACCAGGTACCGCTGATCGTCGAGTGCGTGACCGACAACATCAACCGCACCGTGGCGGAAATCCGTGTGGCATTCCGCAAGGGCCAACTGGGCGCTTCCGGTTCCGTGGCCTGGGACTTCAACCACGTCGGCCTGATCGAAGCCTCGCCGGACAGCCCGGACGCCGATCCGGAAATGGCTGCCATTGAAGCCGGTGCCCAGGATTTCGAAGAGGGTGAAGAAGAAGGCACCACCCTGTTCATCACCGAGACCACCGACCTCGATGCCGTACAAAAAGCCTTGCCGGAGCAGGGCTTCACCGTGCTGTCGGCCAAGCTGGGCTACATCTCGAAGAACCCGGTAAGCGGTTTGAGCGATGAGCAGATGGCTGAGGTTGAAGCCTTCCTGGAAGGTTTGGACAACCATGATGACGTGCAGGATATGTTCGTCGGCCTGGCTGGCTGA